A stretch of the Massilia varians genome encodes the following:
- a CDS encoding tyrosine-type recombinase/integrase produces MARLIEKLSPLEVSKKTKPGYYADGAGLWLQVSPTGSKSWIFRYTIAGKQREMGLGPFHTVSLAEARTKAKECRLALHEGKDPLELKRSAKLAAALDRARLMTFDQCAAAYIAAHRASWSNPKHVSQWENTLATYASPIIGALPVAEVDTPLVVKVLSPIWQTKTETATRLRGRIENILDWATVSKYRTGENPARWRGHLENVLANPNKIAPVVHHPALPWQEIGAFMAELRTRPGRAACALEFLILTGVRSGSVRGTRWDEIDFDRRVWTVPASRMKSKQEFRVPLSSAALALLGSMPRTGELVFPGRKADSPQSDMTLTAVLRRMGREDISVHGFRSTFRDWCSESLTNSFPHEVIEQSLAHTLPNKVEAVHTLRSYTIAKQAALLKAASE; encoded by the coding sequence GTGGCAAGACTGATCGAAAAATTATCACCTCTTGAAGTAAGCAAGAAGACAAAGCCGGGTTACTACGCCGACGGAGCAGGGCTGTGGCTGCAAGTGTCGCCCACTGGCTCCAAAAGCTGGATATTCCGCTACACAATCGCCGGAAAGCAGCGAGAGATGGGGCTGGGGCCGTTTCACACGGTATCGCTAGCAGAGGCGCGCACAAAAGCCAAGGAATGCCGCCTGGCCCTGCACGAAGGGAAAGACCCGTTGGAGTTGAAGCGGTCAGCCAAGTTGGCGGCGGCGCTCGATAGAGCACGCCTGATGACGTTCGACCAGTGCGCGGCGGCGTACATTGCGGCCCATCGCGCAAGCTGGAGCAATCCCAAGCACGTGAGCCAGTGGGAAAACACGCTTGCGACCTATGCCAGCCCGATCATTGGCGCTTTGCCGGTTGCGGAGGTGGACACGCCGCTTGTCGTCAAAGTGCTTAGTCCGATCTGGCAGACGAAGACTGAAACAGCGACTCGTCTGCGAGGCCGAATCGAAAATATCCTGGACTGGGCAACGGTCAGCAAGTACCGCACTGGCGAGAACCCGGCACGCTGGCGCGGCCACCTTGAGAACGTGCTAGCCAACCCGAACAAGATAGCGCCGGTAGTACACCATCCAGCCTTGCCATGGCAGGAAATTGGCGCGTTTATGGCAGAGCTACGGACAAGGCCCGGAAGGGCAGCTTGCGCCCTCGAATTTTTAATCTTAACCGGGGTCCGGTCGGGCAGCGTTCGCGGTACGCGCTGGGACGAGATCGACTTCGATCGGCGCGTTTGGACCGTTCCAGCAAGCCGGATGAAGAGTAAGCAAGAGTTTCGCGTCCCGCTCTCGTCTGCTGCGCTGGCGCTGCTCGGCAGCATGCCACGGACAGGGGAGCTGGTGTTCCCGGGGCGGAAGGCTGACAGCCCCCAATCGGACATGACTTTGACCGCTGTACTGCGTCGGATGGGGCGCGAAGATATCAGCGTGCACGGCTTTCGCTCAACCTTCCGTGACTGGTGTTCGGAATCGCTTACCAACTCTTTCCCGCATGAGGTTATCGAGCAGTCGCTTGCGCACACGTTGCCGAACAAGGTTGAGGCGGTGCATACCCTGCGAAGCTACACTATCGCCAAGCAGGCTGCCCTGTTGAAAGCCGCAAGCGAATAA
- a CDS encoding Hcp family type VI secretion system effector — MAVDAYLQIEGIKGESMDDKHKEWIECLDVDFGVDQPRSPVASTAGGHTSARAEFDEVLVFKLTDLSTPVLLQHCAMGKTIPKAKFEFFRADGSGERVKYFEMVLEHVLIGSVKPGLQPSGGMQEHLRLKFAKVTWKYTQQKISGGAGGSTAGGWDLSTNKVVA, encoded by the coding sequence ATGGCAGTTGACGCATATTTGCAAATCGAGGGCATCAAAGGCGAGTCGATGGACGACAAGCACAAGGAATGGATCGAGTGCCTGGACGTGGATTTCGGCGTCGATCAACCACGCAGTCCAGTAGCTTCAACCGCTGGTGGTCACACGTCAGCCCGCGCCGAATTCGACGAGGTTCTGGTTTTCAAGCTCACGGACTTATCTACACCTGTCCTACTGCAACACTGTGCAATGGGCAAGACGATCCCGAAAGCGAAATTCGAATTCTTCCGCGCGGACGGCAGTGGGGAACGGGTTAAGTATTTCGAGATGGTGTTAGAGCACGTTTTGATCGGCTCGGTCAAACCGGGCCTGCAACCGAGCGGTGGCATGCAAGAGCACTTGCGCTTGAAATTCGCGAAAGTGACGTGGAAATACACCCAGCAGAAAATCAGCGGCGGCGCGGGTGGCAGTACCGCAGGCGGATGGGATCTGTCAACGAACAAGGTCGTTGCATAA